One genomic window of Motacilla alba alba isolate MOTALB_02 chromosome 3, Motacilla_alba_V1.0_pri, whole genome shotgun sequence includes the following:
- the DPYSL5 gene encoding dihydropyrimidinase-related protein 5 isoform X2 has translation MMANAATMRILIKGGKVVNDDCTLEADVYIENGIIQQVGRELMIPGGAKVIDATGKLVIPGGIDTSTHFHQTFMNATCVDDFYHGTKAALVGGTTMIIGHVLPDKETSLLDAYEKCRSLADPKVCCDYALHMGITWWAPKVKAEMETLVREKGVNSFQMFMTYKDLYMLRDSELYQVLRACRDIGAIARVHAENGELVAEGAKEALDLGITGPEGIEISRPEELEAEATHRVITIANRTHCPVYLVNVSSMSAGDVIAAAKMQGKVVYAETTTAHATLTGLHYYHQDWFHAAAYVTVPPLRLDTNTSAYLMSLLANDTLNIVASDHRPFSTKQKAMGKEDFTKIPHGVSGVQDRMNIIWERGVVGGKMDENRFVAVTSSNAAKIHNLYPRKGRIIPGADADVVVWDPEATKTVSASTQVQGGDINLYENMRCHGVPLVTISRGRVVYENGVFMCAEGTGKFCPLRSFPDVAYKKLVQREKVLRSMTTFQSEPRPGFSLPPGAGRAASGRAGDESPE, from the exons ATGATGGCCAACGCGGCCACCATGCGGATCCTCATCAAGGGGGGCAAGGTGGTCAACGACGACTGCACGCTGGAGGCCGACGTCTACATCGAGAACGGCATCATCCAGCAAGTGGGGCGCGAGCTGATGATCCCCGGCGGCGCCAAGGTCATCGACGCCACGGGCAAGCTCGTCATCCCGGGCGGCATCGACACCAGCACCCACTTCCACCAGACCTTCATGAACGCCACCTGCGTCGATGACTTCTACCACGGCACCAAG GCGGCGCTGGTGGGGGGCACGACGATGATCATCGGGCACGTCCTGCCCGACAAGGAGACGTCGCTGCTGGACGCCTACGAGAAGTGCCGCAGCCTGGCCGACCCCAAGGTGTGCTGCGACTACGCCTTGCACATGGGCATCACCTGGTGGGCGCCCAAG GTGAAGGCAGAGATGGAGACGCTGGTGCGGGAGAAGGGGGTGAACTCCTTCCAGATGTTCATGACCTACAAGGACCTGTACATGCTGCGGGACAGCGAGCTCTACCAGGTGCTGCGCGCCTGCCGCGACATCGGCGCCATCGCCCGCGTGCACGCCGAGAACGGCGAGCTGGTGGCCGag GGAGCCAAGGAAGCTCTGGATCTGGGCATCACGGGGCCGGAGGGCATCGAGATCAGCCGGCCCGAGGAG CTGGAGGCCGAGGCCACGCACCGTGTCATCACCATCGCCAACCGG ACCCACTGCCCCGTGTACCTGGTGAACGTCTCCAGCATGTCCGCAGGGGATGTCATCGCCGCCGCCAAGATGCAGG GGAAGGTGGTCTACGCGGAGACCACCACGGCGCACGCCACGCTCACCGGGCTGCACTACTACCACCAGGACTGGTTCCACGCCGCCGCCTACGTCACCGTGCCGCCGCTGCGCCTCGACACCAACACCTCTGCCTACCTCATGAGCCTGCTCGCCAA CGACACGTTGAACATCGTGGCCTCGGACCACCGGCCCTTCAGCACCAAGCAGAAGGCCATGGGCAAGGAGGACTTCACCAAGATCCCGCACGGCGTCAGCGGGGTGCAGGACCGCATGAACATCATCTGGGAGCGCGGCGTG GTGGGGGGCAAGATGGATGAGAACCGCTTTGTGGCCGTGACCAGCTCCAACGCCGCCAAGATCCACAACCTGTACCCCCGCAAGGGCCGGATCATCCCCGGGGCCGACGCCGACGTCGTGGTCTGGGACCCCGAGGCCACCAA GACGGTGTCTGCCAGCACCCAGGTGCAGGGCGGGGACATCAACCTGTACGAGAACATGCGGTGCCACGGCGTGCCGCTGGTGACCATCAGCCGCGGGCGCGTGGTCTACGAGAACGGCGTCTTCATGTGCGCCGAGGGCACCGGCAAGTTCTGCCCGCTGCGCTCCTTCCCCGACGTGGCCTACAAGAAACTGGTGCAGCGCGAGAAG